The genomic segment TAATGTCcttatatttcaatattttttgtttcacGATAAGTTAACCATCCTTTTTTATATCGGTTAGTGAGGAATTTTTGGCGATATTGATTCTAACattaattttcttcttcttttttacTATACCTAAGTTtccaaaattattttgtcTTTTTGTAAGAGGGCTTTCAGTATTGGGAATAGCTTCTGTTTTCTTAGGGTTAAGTAGTcttaatttctttctttcatAACCTAATGCTTCTTTTGATACCTGTTCGTCTAACTCTTTCTCTTTTGATGCCTTATCGTTTTTtagtttattataatattctatTTCACTAGT from the Tetrapisispora phaffii CBS 4417 chromosome 9, complete genome genome contains:
- the FYV6 gene encoding Fyv6p (similar to Saccharomyces cerevisiae FYV6 (YNL133C); ancestral locus Anc_2.134), which produces MSLEDDSISTQEQVNDNLNKLNFVSEGNTDLKSQQNKAEATQAKLDLLKSHKNRKSLRTQLRNNAIKRQKKYNNLVKEKDIFNRMSTSEIEYYNKLKNDKASKEKELDEQVSKEALGYERKKLRLLNPKKTEAIPNTESPLTKRQNNFGNLGIVKKKKKINVRINIAKNSSLTDIKKDG